From Streptomyces chrestomyceticus JCM 4735, one genomic window encodes:
- a CDS encoding glutamate--cysteine ligase, whose product MRSVGVEEELLLVDARTGEPRALSAAVLAAASRDPLGNEEVFESELHRQQLEFATRPQTDMGDLAKEIRRWRAEAARHAEGVRASVAALATSPLEVSPSIGSGERHQWLAENFGLTAQEQLTCGCHIHVSVDSDEEGVAVLDRIRPWLSVLLAMSANSPFWQGGDSGYGSYRNRVWGRWPSAGPVEVFGTADRYHEQVGDMTASGVLKDAGMVYFDARLSQAYPTVETRVADVCLDPSTTVLLATLTRGLVETAVRQWHDGVPPGRHTVALLRLATWRAARSGLEGELIHPVTMRPAPAEAVVRALFDHVRDALEDSGDIVPAQEALANLLKTGNGARVQRELLRGTGSLRDVVTECVRRTLD is encoded by the coding sequence GTGCGCAGTGTGGGTGTGGAGGAGGAACTGCTGCTGGTGGACGCGCGGACCGGTGAGCCGCGGGCGCTCTCGGCGGCGGTCCTCGCGGCGGCGTCGCGGGACCCGCTGGGCAACGAGGAGGTCTTCGAGAGCGAGCTGCACCGGCAGCAACTGGAGTTCGCCACCCGGCCGCAGACGGACATGGGCGACCTGGCCAAGGAGATCCGGCGCTGGCGGGCGGAGGCGGCCCGCCATGCCGAGGGCGTACGGGCGTCGGTGGCCGCCCTGGCCACCTCGCCGCTGGAGGTGAGCCCGTCCATCGGCAGCGGCGAACGCCACCAGTGGCTCGCGGAGAACTTCGGCCTCACCGCCCAGGAACAGTTGACGTGCGGCTGCCACATCCACGTCTCGGTGGACTCCGACGAGGAGGGCGTGGCCGTACTGGACCGGATACGGCCCTGGCTGTCCGTACTGCTGGCGATGAGCGCGAACTCGCCGTTCTGGCAGGGCGGGGACAGCGGGTACGGCAGCTACCGCAACCGGGTGTGGGGACGCTGGCCGTCGGCCGGCCCGGTCGAGGTGTTCGGCACCGCCGACCGCTACCACGAGCAGGTCGGCGACATGACCGCCAGCGGCGTGCTGAAGGACGCGGGCATGGTCTACTTCGACGCGCGCCTGTCCCAGGCGTACCCCACCGTGGAGACCCGGGTCGCCGACGTGTGCCTGGACCCGTCCACCACCGTGCTGCTGGCCACCTTGACCCGCGGCCTGGTGGAGACCGCGGTACGCCAGTGGCACGACGGCGTCCCGCCCGGCCGCCACACCGTCGCGCTGCTGCGCCTGGCTACGTGGCGGGCCGCCCGGTCGGGCCTGGAAGGCGAACTCATCCACCCCGTCACGATGCGCCCGGCCCCGGCCGAGGCCGTCGTACGGGCCCTGTTCGACCACGTACGCGACGCCCTGGAGGACAGCGGCGACATCGTGCCTGCCCAGGAGGCGCTGGCGAACCTGCTGAAGACGGGCAACGGCGCCCGCGTGCAACGGGAGTTGCTGCGCGGCACGGGCAGCCTGCGGGACGTGGTCACCGAATGCGTACGGCGCACGCTCGACTGA
- the sbnA gene encoding 2,3-diaminopropionate biosynthesis protein SbnA: MPVISLPLDFNEEDLYVDLRATFGHPLYLKCEGFNFAGSIKLKAATEMVAAAERDGVLTPGATLVESSSGNLGVALSIIAASKGYGFLCVTDARCNLSALRMMEALGSQVHVITEPDAGQGFLGARIDYVRNLTASDDRYVWLNQFTSPDNWKAHYRSTAPAIARQFPRLDVLFVGAGTTGTLMGCARYFRTWHRPVRVIAVDSVGSVSFGGAPGRRMIPGLGTSVPPHLLDTSFVDEVVRVEETDTVRACHRLAGRGFLFGGSTGTVVSGATAWLSRHHPHRFTAVAIAPDLGERYLDTVYRPTWLRDAYGEELLATDGLAAARSA; the protein is encoded by the coding sequence GTGCCAGTCATATCCTTGCCGCTGGACTTCAACGAGGAGGACCTCTACGTCGACCTGCGGGCGACGTTCGGGCACCCGCTCTACCTGAAGTGCGAGGGCTTCAACTTCGCTGGTTCGATCAAACTGAAGGCCGCCACGGAGATGGTGGCGGCCGCCGAACGCGACGGGGTGCTCACACCGGGGGCCACCCTGGTCGAGTCCTCGTCCGGAAACCTGGGCGTGGCGCTGAGCATCATCGCGGCGAGCAAGGGCTACGGGTTCCTGTGCGTGACGGACGCCCGCTGCAACCTGTCGGCCCTGCGGATGATGGAGGCGCTGGGCAGCCAGGTGCATGTCATCACCGAGCCGGACGCCGGCCAGGGCTTCCTCGGCGCGCGCATCGACTACGTACGCAACCTGACCGCCTCCGACGACCGCTACGTCTGGCTCAACCAGTTCACCAGCCCCGACAACTGGAAGGCGCACTACCGCAGCACGGCACCGGCCATCGCCCGCCAGTTCCCGCGGCTGGACGTCCTGTTCGTCGGCGCCGGCACCACCGGGACCCTCATGGGCTGCGCCCGCTACTTCCGTACGTGGCACCGCCCGGTGCGCGTCATCGCGGTGGACAGCGTCGGCTCGGTGTCCTTCGGGGGCGCCCCGGGCCGCCGGATGATCCCCGGCCTGGGCACCAGCGTCCCGCCGCACCTGCTCGACACCTCCTTCGTCGACGAGGTGGTCCGGGTGGAGGAGACGGACACCGTCCGCGCCTGTCACCGGCTGGCCGGCCGCGGCTTCCTCTTCGGCGGTTCCACCGGCACCGTCGTCAGCGGCGCCACCGCCTGGCTCAGCCGCCACCACCCGCACCGCTTCACCGCCGTCGCCATCGCCCCGGACCTCGGCGAGCGCTATCTCGACACCGTCTACCGGCCCACCTGGCTGCGGGACGCCTACGGCGAGGAACTGCTCGCCACCGACGGACTGGCGGCAGCCCGGTCCGCCTGA
- the sbnB gene encoding 2,3-diaminopropionate biosynthesis protein SbnB → MTLTRPAGTEPVPGAPRTAPSFAVISGAQVRHALRGREREIVELVEATYRLHGAGDTVDPPSYFLRLPDRPDSRIIALPASLGGPTPVDGLKWISSFPQNVAAGLPRASAVLILNDPATGYPYACLESSIISATRTAASAVAAADRLSRGRPRPRRVGFVGTGLIARYIHTFLAATGWRFDAIGVYDVSADSAAGFRTYLESAAEASPAAAQVTLHTDPGQLVRASDLVVFATVAARPHIGDLSWFAHHPLVLHVSLRDLAPEILLAAANIVDDADHCLRAGTSPHLAEQLSGGRDFVTGTLADVLAGRVRVPADRTVVFSPFGLGVLDLAVGAFVHGAVARTGDLHLIDDFFHELRRYG, encoded by the coding sequence ATGACGCTCACCCGCCCCGCCGGGACGGAGCCCGTACCGGGGGCGCCGCGCACCGCGCCGTCCTTCGCGGTGATCTCCGGCGCTCAGGTGCGGCACGCCCTGCGCGGCCGGGAACGGGAGATCGTCGAGCTGGTCGAAGCCACCTACCGGCTGCACGGCGCCGGTGACACGGTCGACCCGCCGTCGTACTTCCTGCGCTTGCCCGACCGCCCGGACTCCCGCATCATCGCGCTGCCCGCCTCGCTCGGCGGGCCCACGCCGGTGGACGGCCTCAAGTGGATCTCCAGCTTCCCGCAGAACGTGGCCGCCGGCCTGCCCAGGGCCTCGGCCGTACTGATCCTCAACGACCCTGCCACCGGATATCCGTACGCCTGCCTGGAAAGCTCGATCATCAGCGCCACCAGGACGGCGGCGTCCGCGGTGGCGGCGGCCGACCGGCTCAGCCGCGGCCGCCCGCGACCGCGCCGCGTCGGCTTCGTGGGCACCGGCCTGATCGCCCGCTACATCCACACCTTCCTGGCCGCCACCGGCTGGCGGTTCGACGCGATCGGCGTGTACGACGTGTCCGCCGACAGCGCGGCGGGCTTCCGTACGTACCTCGAATCGGCGGCCGAAGCGTCCCCGGCCGCCGCTCAGGTCACCCTGCACACCGACCCCGGGCAGCTTGTCCGCGCCAGCGATCTCGTCGTCTTCGCCACCGTCGCCGCCCGGCCGCACATCGGCGACCTCTCGTGGTTCGCGCACCACCCGCTGGTGCTGCACGTGTCGCTGCGCGACCTGGCTCCCGAGATCCTGCTCGCGGCGGCCAACATCGTCGACGACGCCGACCACTGCCTGCGCGCCGGTACCTCGCCCCACCTGGCCGAACAGCTCAGCGGCGGCCGTGACTTCGTCACCGGGACGCTGGCGGACGTGCTGGCCGGCCGGGTGCGGGTGCCCGCGGACCGGACGGTGGTCTTCTCGCCCTTCGGCCTGGGCGTGCTCGACCTGGCCGTCGGCGCCTTCGTCCACGGCGCGGTGGCCCGCACCGGGGACCTGCACCTGATCGACGACTTCTTCCACGAATTACGCCGGTACGGATGA